Sequence from the Thermocoleostomius sinensis A174 genome:
TTAATAAATTGGGAAACTGTGCCAATTAAATTGGGGCAGTTTAAGTCAGGTGGCGAGACACGAAAATCCTTAGAATGTTGAGCTTAATAGAGTTAGATGACTGTAGTTCTACAAATTGGCGATCGCGCTATCACAGCCGAAGAACTGTTGCCCCTCATGGCGGGCTATCAGATGATGCCCCGCTTCATTCAAGAAATTTTGATCGATCAAGCGATTGCCTCGATCGAATGCACTCCAGACGAGGCGGCAGAGTCTACTCAGCAGTTCTATGCGCAAAACCAAATTGCTGAGGCGGGCGCTCGTCAAGCTTGGTTAGAGCGACATGGCATGACAGAAGCGCAACTTCAATCGTTGGCAACGCGAGAATTGCGCATCGAAAAATTTAAGCAAGAAACTTGGGGACCAAAGCTGGAATCTTACTTTTTGAGCCGAAAAGATCAATTAGACAAGGTGATTTATTCGCTGATTCGCACCCGTGATGTTGGCATTGCCCAAGAACTCTATTTCCGCATTTTGGAAGGAGAGCAGTCGTTTGCAGAATTGGCTCGATCGTACTCCCAAGGACCAGAAGCTCAAACCGACGGGCTGATTGGCCCCGTAGAATTAAGCGTGCCTCACCCAACGCTGGCACAGTTGCTGTCCCTCAGCCAACCCGGACAACTGTGTCCACCCACTCGGGTAGGTGAGTGGCTGGTGCTAGTTCGACTGGAAAAATTTATTCCAGCCCAATTGGATGAATCCATGCGTCGCCGCTTGTTAGATGAATGCTTCAACAACTGGTTAAAAGATCAGTTTGATAAGTTTGCTCCCTTTAAACTCACTGAATCCACTGCTGCCACTGCCCCATGACCTATACAAAAACCTCGGTTCAAGAATTTTTAGCGACAATCCCCCCGTTTGATCAACTCTCGCCGAGTGCTATTTCGTATCTAACGGAACGACTTCAGCTATTGCGCTATCGTATGGGGCAAGCTGTCCTGGTGCGAGACAAGCTTCCCGCCCAGATTTCAATTCTCTATGAAGGTCAAACCCGTCTGCTAGGTTATGACCCTCGCACTCAGAAACCAATCACGCTAGAACTTTTGCGGCCGGGTGTAGTGATTGGCTGGATTGGGCTGCTGCGCGGCGTTCCCTGCGAAACGGTGATTGCCTCGACTGAATCGATTTGTCTCACCATTGAAGCGGCAGATTTTTTGGCGTTGTTAGAACGGGAACCCCAGGTTGCTCTAGCATTGCGGCAACAGTGTCCGTTGATTGAGGTGTTTGATCTGTTGGGGGCAGAACTGCATCGACAGGCAATCGGCGATGCCGACTTAAAGGAACTGGCGGTTCGGGCCGCTTCGTCTGCGGTGGTCTGTAATTTACCGCCCGGTAGAACCCCACTCAACCAACTCGAAAAAGATCGCATTTGGCTAGTTAGTGGCGGCGAGATTACTCATTTTCCCGTTAACAGTCGGTTGAATGTCAGCGGTAAGTCGGCTGAAATGGGTGCGTATTTAGAAGTCACCAGCGATCGACCTGCCCGCGTCGTCGGATTTCCCCTGACGGTAACAGAACAGATGGCGGCGGCGGCGGAACCCGCCATGTCGTTGACGGAATCTCCAGCGCTGGAACCCGATGAACTCGACATTCCCTATGCGCCCGATCGCCCGCCGGAACTGGAACCGTCATTGCGAGCCAGTGGCAACCAAAAAAACCTGCAAAAATACCCATTTGTGCGGGGTAAAGGCCAACCAGAAGCAGCCATGGCCTGTTTTCAAATGCTGTGCCAACACCTGAATGTGCCGTTCCGCCGCGACATCATCAAGCGGGTGTTGCTGAACCAGATGCAGCGATCGGGCAAAATTTCCCTGGAACTGTGCGGTGCGGTATCGGAGATGATTGGTTTGAATGCGCAATTGGTCACGGTTCCAGCGAGTGCGATCGGGCGATTGGAAGCCCCGGCCTTGGTGGAATGGCAAGATAGCCTGGCGATTCTCTTCAGCATCAATGAGCGGGAACTGGTGATCGCGGTGCCGGAACTGGGCATTATTCGCCGCAAACCTGCTGACTTCATCGAAACCTGGGGAGAGCGAGGCGATGTGCTGCTGGTGCAGCCCACCCGACAAACTCCGCAAAAGCGGTTTGGGCTTCAGTGGTTTTTGCCATCACTCCAGCGCTATCGCAAAGTTTTGATTGAAGTGTTCGTGGCGTCATTCTTTGTGCAACTGTTCGCCCTGGCTAATCCACTGATGATACAGGTGATCATCGACAAGGTGATTGTACAGCAGAGCGTTAGTACGCTGCATGTGTTGGGCGTGTTTTTGCTGGTGATTGCCATCTTTGAAGCCATTCTCAGCAGTCTACGAACGTATCTGTTTGTCGATACCACCAACCGCATCGACATGGCGTTGGGTTCCGAGATTATCGATCACCTGTTCCGGTTGCCCTTGCGCTACTACGAACGTCGCCCGGTGGGTGAGTTAGCAACTCGGATTAACGAATTAGAGAACATTCGCCAATTCTTGACCGGCACCGCGCTAACGGTAGTCCTGGATGCTGTTTTCTCTGTAATCTATATCATCGTCATGCTGCTCTATAGCTGGGTGCTGACGCTGGTATCACTGCTGACCATTCCCTTATTTATTCTGCTGGCGGTAGTGGCTTCGCCATTAATTCGTCGCCAACTGCGAGTCAAAGCCGAGCGCAACGCTGAAACGCAATCTTACCTGGTTGAAGTGGTTTCAGGGATTCAGACTGTAAAAGCCCAAAACATGGAACTCCGGGCCCGCTGGCAGTGGCAACAACGCTATGCCCGCTATGTTAGCGCTGGTTTTAAGACGGTGTTGACCTCCACAACCGCTGGCTCGGCTAGTAATTTTCTAAACCAATTATCTGGCTTACTGGTGATTTGGGTCGGGGCTTACTTAGTTCTCGATAATCAGCTAACGTTGGGACAGTTGATCGCATTTCGGATTATTGCTGGGTATGTTACCAGTCCGTTGCTGCGGTTGGCCCAACTTTGGCAGAACTTCCAGGAAGTGGGACTGTCGATCGAACGCTTAAGTGATATTGTGGATGCCGCGCCGGAAGCCGATGAGATCGATCGTCAAAATATTCCCATGCCGGCCATTCAAGGAGCCGTTAAGTTTGACGATGTTTCCTTCCGGTTTGGCACCAGTGGACCCTGGCAATTATCGAATGTCAACCTAGAGTTTCCTGCTGGCTCGTTTGTCGGCATTGTGGGACAGAGTGGTTCTGGTAAGAGTACGTTGATGAAACTCCTGCCGCGTTTGTACGATCTAGAAATGGGTCGCATCTTAATTGACGGCTATGACATCAGCAAGGTAGAGCTTTACTCGTTGCGCCGACAGGTGGGGATTGTGCCGCAAGAACCCCTCTTGTTTGAGGGAACTGTGCAGGAAAACATTGCCATCACTTGCCCGGATGCCTCACCCGAAGAAATCATTCGCGCGGCTGAGATTGCTGTGGCCCACGAGTTCATCATGAAACTGCCCAACGGATATAACACACGAGTGGGTGAACGGGGTGCGTCACTGTCCGGTGGGCAACGGCAGCGAATTGCTATCGCTCGCACCGTGTTGCAGAATCCGAATTTGTTGATTTTAGACGAGGCTACCAGTGCCTTGGACTATGATTCTGAACGGCGCGTCTGCCTGAACTTGGCAGAAGCCTTCCGCGATCGCACGGTGTTCTTTATCACACACCGACTCAGCACCATTCGTAATGCGGATGTGATTCTGTTGATGGACAAAGGTTCGCCTGTTGAAATCGGGGTTCACGATGAATTAATGGCGCTGC
This genomic interval carries:
- a CDS encoding peptidylprolyl isomerase, which codes for MTVVLQIGDRAITAEELLPLMAGYQMMPRFIQEILIDQAIASIECTPDEAAESTQQFYAQNQIAEAGARQAWLERHGMTEAQLQSLATRELRIEKFKQETWGPKLESYFLSRKDQLDKVIYSLIRTRDVGIAQELYFRILEGEQSFAELARSYSQGPEAQTDGLIGPVELSVPHPTLAQLLSLSQPGQLCPPTRVGEWLVLVRLEKFIPAQLDESMRRRLLDECFNNWLKDQFDKFAPFKLTESTAATAP
- a CDS encoding peptidase domain-containing ABC transporter translates to MTYTKTSVQEFLATIPPFDQLSPSAISYLTERLQLLRYRMGQAVLVRDKLPAQISILYEGQTRLLGYDPRTQKPITLELLRPGVVIGWIGLLRGVPCETVIASTESICLTIEAADFLALLEREPQVALALRQQCPLIEVFDLLGAELHRQAIGDADLKELAVRAASSAVVCNLPPGRTPLNQLEKDRIWLVSGGEITHFPVNSRLNVSGKSAEMGAYLEVTSDRPARVVGFPLTVTEQMAAAAEPAMSLTESPALEPDELDIPYAPDRPPELEPSLRASGNQKNLQKYPFVRGKGQPEAAMACFQMLCQHLNVPFRRDIIKRVLLNQMQRSGKISLELCGAVSEMIGLNAQLVTVPASAIGRLEAPALVEWQDSLAILFSINERELVIAVPELGIIRRKPADFIETWGERGDVLLVQPTRQTPQKRFGLQWFLPSLQRYRKVLIEVFVASFFVQLFALANPLMIQVIIDKVIVQQSVSTLHVLGVFLLVIAIFEAILSSLRTYLFVDTTNRIDMALGSEIIDHLFRLPLRYYERRPVGELATRINELENIRQFLTGTALTVVLDAVFSVIYIIVMLLYSWVLTLVSLLTIPLFILLAVVASPLIRRQLRVKAERNAETQSYLVEVVSGIQTVKAQNMELRARWQWQQRYARYVSAGFKTVLTSTTAGSASNFLNQLSGLLVIWVGAYLVLDNQLTLGQLIAFRIIAGYVTSPLLRLAQLWQNFQEVGLSIERLSDIVDAAPEADEIDRQNIPMPAIQGAVKFDDVSFRFGTSGPWQLSNVNLEFPAGSFVGIVGQSGSGKSTLMKLLPRLYDLEMGRILIDGYDISKVELYSLRRQVGIVPQEPLLFEGTVQENIAITCPDASPEEIIRAAEIAVAHEFIMKLPNGYNTRVGERGASLSGGQRQRIAIARTVLQNPNLLILDEATSALDYDSERRVCLNLAEAFRDRTVFFITHRLSTIRNADVILLMDKGSPVEIGVHDELMALRGRYYCLYQQQQASET